The region CCGAAGCTCGAGCGGCCATGAGTTTGACTGAACTTCAAAACGCGCCGCATATCGGCATATTGCCGCGCGGTTCACTTGGCACGATCGCCGATGTGCAAGGCGTGACAGCCGGACATTGCACGTTGGACGAAGGTGCTGTGCAAACCGGCGTCACCGTGATCCATCCGCACCATGGCGATCCGTTTCTCCACAAGGTGCCGGCTGCTGCGTCGGTGATCAACGGCTTTGGAAAAAGCGTCGGGCTCGTGCAGGTCGAAGAACTCGGCGTGCTGGAAACGCCGATCGCTCTGACCAACACCTTTGGCGTCGCGGCGGTGGCGCAGGCGCAGATTCGCGCGGCGATCCACGCGAATCCGCGGATCGGACGCGAGTGGTCGACGCTCAATCCGTTGGTGTTCGAATGCAATGACGGATACCTGAACGATATCCAGGCGCTGGCAGTCGGTGAACAGCATTACAACGAGGCCTGCGCTGCGGCAAGCACTCACGTCGCAAGCGGTTCGGTCGGCGCGGGGCGCGGCATGTCGTGCTTCGATCTGAAGGGCGGAATCGGCAATGCATCGCGCGTGGTCGACGTAGCGGGGCAGTCCTATACCGTCGGCGCATTGGTGCTGGCTAACTTCGGCCGCCTGTCGATGCTGACGATCGACGGCGTGCCGCTCGGCCGCGTGCTGGCCGAGCGTACATCCAAAGCCGCCGCGGCGGCAGGCAAGCCGGAACAAGGTTCGATCATCATGATCGTCGCCACCGACGCGCCGCTCGACGCGCGCCAACTCAAACGTCTGTCGTTGCGTGCAGCGGCCGGCCTTGCACGAACCGGCTCGGTGTATGGCCACGGCAGCGGCGATATCGCGTTGGCGTTTTCAACGGCCTACACCGTGCCGCACGATTCAGATTTTGTCGCACTTCCGCCTTTGCTCGCGGACGCGCGCCTCGATCCGTTATTCCGTGCCTGTTCGGACAGCGTCGAGCAAGCGATTGTCGATGCGTTGTGGAGCGCCTCCTCGGTGACGGGCCGCGACGGTCATCGGCGGTTATCGCTGCACGACACCGCTGCCGACCTCGCTCAACTTCTCAAGCAATCTTCCTGATGAAAGTCCTGATTTCCGCCGACATCGAAGGCGTGGCCGGTGTGTTCCATCCTGAGCAAACGCGTGCGGGCAACGGTGAATACGAAGCCGCGCGCCGCTGGATGACGCTCGAAGCCAATGCCGCGATCGAAGGCGCGTTCGCCGGCGGCGCGACGCACGTATGGGTCAACGATTCGCACGGCGGTTTCCGCAATCTGTTGCCCGATCTGCTCGATGCGCGCGCCCAGCTGGTGCTCGGCAAGCCGCGCACGCTCGGCATGATGGCCGGGCTCGAATACGGCGCGGCGCTCGTGTTCATGATCGGCTATCACGCCATGTCGCAAACGCGTGGCATCCTCGCGCACACCATCAATAGCTTCGCATTCGCGCGGGTTTCGCTGAACGGTGTCGAAGTCGGCGAGGCGGGATTGTATGGCGCGCTGGCGGAAGAATATGGCGCACGTGTGGCGCTCTTGTCCGGTGACGATGTATTCGCCGAGGAAACGTCGCCGCGTTTTCCTGGTGCGCGTTTTGTCGTCACCAAGAGCGCGACGGGTCACGCGAGCGGCGTCACGCAAACGCCGGCCGCCGCACGTGACGCGATCGAAAGTGCCGCGCGCGAAGTGGTGCAACAGCACCTCAAGGCCGGTCATGCGCCGCAAGCCGCTCGTGCTGAAGCAAAGCCCGTCGAATGCGAATTGCGCGTGCAAACCACCGCGCTTGCCGATCTGTTTTGCCAATGGCCGACGCTTACGCGCGTCGACGCCGTCACGTTGCGCTTTAGTGCGGCATCGGCGGAACATGCGGTCCGTATGTTGAACTGCCTGTCAGCGATGTCGTTCATGCTGCGCTAGCCGCATACCAAAGAACGATGCCGGGCAAAGCTCGCGCATACGCCCGAAGTTGCCTACTGCTGCCGGCTGAGTTCTCTCGCCGCCCGATCGATCACATCGGCGATCGCGCCGGCGTGCGACACCGGCGCAAGATGGCTCGATGAGATCGGCACGACCTTCGCACGCATCCGGTCAGCCATGAACTTTTCGACTTCAGGCGACACCGCGCGATCCTTCGTTGTCAGTACATACCAGGAGGGTTTTTCTTTCCATCCCACCTGGCTGACGGTTTCGCTGAACGCCTTCGCGGCGATCGGCTGTTGCGCGGCGGAGAGCACGCGCGTCAGGTTTTCGGGGACGTCGGCGGCGAAGTCGGCGTGATACCTGGTGCGGTCGAACCAGAGAAAGCCGGTCGGGTCGGCGGCGATGTTTTTGCCCGCGGGCATCGGCGCCGCGCGTTTCATCAGATCCATCGCCGATTCATGCAGGTCAGGCGCGATCGCCGCCACGTAGACAAGGCCGGCGACGTTCGGCGCATTCGCGCTCGCTTCGGTGATCACCACGCCGCCCCAGGAATGCCCAACCAGCATGGTCGGGCCATCCTGACGCGCGAGCACGCGGCGGGTGGCGGCGACGTCGTCGGCGAGGGAGGTGAGCGGGTTCTGCACCGAACTTACGTGATAGCCCTTCTGCTGCAGCTTCGCGATAACGCCATTCCAGCTCGACCCATCGACGAAGGCACCGTGAACCAGCACGACGTTGCGCACGGGGCCAGTCATCGGCGCTGCGGGTAGCGGGGCGGCTGCGGCCGGCGCAGCGGGTGCTGCTGGCGCTACTGGTGCGGGTGCTGCTGCTGGCGTTGCCGGCGTTTCGGGAGCCGGCGATTCCATGTCTGGCGCGGACGCCGGTTCGGCGGCGGATTCGGCAGTGGGTGCCGCGGTTTGCGCGACGGCGCTCGCCCCAGCGAACCAGAGACACAAAGCAGCAGCGCAAAGCAGACGTTTGGGCGACATGTTGAATCTCCGAAGGCTGAAACATCGACTAGGGCAACATACCGAAGCGGCACGCCTTGTCAATCGATATCGTCGCGGTTAGGTGCGGTGCAGAACCAAGGGCGGGTTGGTCCCAGTATTTAGGCAATATCGGCCGCGGTAAAATTTTTGGTTCTGCCCGGCCAGACCATAAGTCTGATCGGGTGATCGATATCCATACTCTGGGGCGCAATTTTGAATAGTGCACAGCGGCAAGATGGCCTGAAGCGCGGGCTTAAGAATCGCCACATCCAGCTGATCGCGCTGGGCGGGGCGATCGGCACGGGCCTCTTTCTCGGCTCCGCCAGCGTGTTGCAGGCAGCCGGCCCGTCGATGATTCTCGGCTACGCGATCGGCGGCATCATCGCATTCATGATCATGCGGCAGCTCGGCGAGATGGTGGCGCAGGAACCGGTCGCCGGTTCGTTCAGCCACTTCGCGTACAAATATTGGGGCGATTTTCCCGGCTTTCTGTCCGGCTGGAACTACTGGGTGCTGTATGTGCTCGTGAGCATGGCCGAGCTGACCGCAGTGGGCACCTACGTGCATTACTGGTGGCCGGGTGTGCCAACATGGGTGTCTGCGCTGGTGTGCTTCGCCGGCATCAACGCGATCAATCTCGCCAACGTCAAAGCCTACGGCGAAACCGAATTCTGGTTTGCGATTATCAAGGTGGTTGCGGTGATCGGCATGATCCTGTTCGGCGGCTATCTGCTGATCAGCGGTCACGGCGGTCCGCAGGCCTCGATCACCAATCTCTGGGCGAATGGCGGCTTTTTCCCGCACGGTTTCCACGGCCTGTTCATGATGCTCGCGGTCATCATGTTTTCGTTCGGCGGCCTCGAACTGATCGGTATCACGGCGGCTGAAGCCGACGATCCGCAGCGAAGCATTCCGAAGGCCGTGAACCAGGTGATCTACCGGATCCTGATTTTCTACATCTGCTCGCTGACGGTGCTGCTCTCGTTGTATCCGTGGAATCAGGTGGCCGCCGGCGGCAGCCCGTTTGTGATGATCTTCTCGCAGATCGGTTCGACGCTGACGGCGAATGTCCTCAACGTGGTGGTGCTGACCGCGGCGCTGTCGGTGTACAACAGCGGCGTGTATGCGAACAGCCGGATGCTCTACGGTCTGGCGGAACAGGGCAACGCGCCGCGTGCGCTGATGAAGGTCGACCGGCGCGGCGTGCCGTATATGGCGATCGGTCTGTCGGCGCTCGCCACCTTCACCTGCGTGATCGTTAACTACCTGATTCCTGCCGAAGCGCTCGGCCTGCTGATGGCGCTCGTCGTCGCCGCGCTGGTGCTGAACTGGGCGCTGATCAGCCTGACGCATCTGAAGTCGCGCAAGGCGATGGTTGCGGCGGGCGAGACGCTGGTGTTCAAGTCGTTCTGGTTTCCCGTGAGCAACTGGATCTGCCTCGCGTTCATGGCGCTGGTCCTCGTGATTCTCGCGATGACGCCGGGCTTGTCGGTATCGGTGTGGCTCGTGCCGGCGTGGCTGGTCGTGATGTGGGTCGGCTATGCGTTCAAGCGTCGACGCGCGGCGGCGGGTGGCGGCGTGACGGTGGCGGAGTGATAGGGGACGTTAGGCTGCGTGGCGTGCGGTCTTCCGTGCGCACGCCGCCTGACCGACGCGAGTGGCTGGTTGGCTGCGCTGTTTGCTGCAATACGCGTAGACTGCGGGCGAGATCGCCAGAAACGACAAACCCCGCAGGCAGAACGCGCTGGCGGGGTTCGAGGAAAAGCTGAAGACTGTGTGTCTGTTGAACGCAGTCGAATTCTTGGTGCCCAGGGCCGGAATCGAACCGGCACGCCTTGCGGCGGGGGATTTTGAGTCCCCTGCGTCTACCAATTTCACCACCTGGGCAGGTCTTGCAGCGCGAGCGTCAGGTTATGGCGCGCGGCGAAGACCGAGATTATGGCCGAAAATTCGACGGCGGGCAAGCCGGTCACGTCCAACGCCTCCACGGTCTTCAAACCGTGCGGGAAAACCGCTCGAGGGTCTGCTGGCCGAGGTAACGGTCGAACACCATCGCGATGTTGCGCACCAGCATGCGTCCGGCCATCTGCACTTCGAGCTTGCTGCCGTTCACCGACACCAGCCCGTCTTCCTCGAAGCCGCGCAAGCGTTCCAGTTCCGGCGCGAACGTATCGGTGAAACGAATCCCGTAAGCGGCTTCGAATTCGCCGAAGCGCAGCTCGAGATTGCACATCAGTTGCGTGATCACATCGCGACGCAGACGATCGTCCGCGGTGAGCCGCACACCGCGCGTGATCGCGAGCTGGCCAGCGTCGATTGCCGCGGCATAGCCGGGCAGATCCTTGACGTTCTGCGCGTACACATCGCCGACCTTGCCGATCGACGACGCGCCGAAGCCGATCAGATCGCATTCCGCACGCGTGCTGTAGCCCTGAAAATTCCGATGCAGCGTGCGCTGTGCCTGAGCGCGCGCGAGTTCGTCGGTGGGCAGCGCGAAGTGATCCATGCCGATGTAGACGTAGCCCGCGCTCGTCAGCCGCTCCACAACCCGTTGCAGGAGCGCGAGCCGCACCGCCGGCGAGGGCAGCGTGGCAGGGTCCATCTGACGCTGCATCTTGAAGAGCTGCGGCATGTGCGCATAAGCGAACACCGACAACCGATCCGGCGCGAGCTCGAGCATTGTGTCGAGCGTGCGGCTGAAGCTGTCGACGGTTTGATGCGGCAGGCCGTAAATCAGATCGACGCCGATCGAGTGGAAGTCCGTGTCACG is a window of Paraburkholderia sp. IMGN_8 DNA encoding:
- a CDS encoding M55 family metallopeptidase, with product MKVLISADIEGVAGVFHPEQTRAGNGEYEAARRWMTLEANAAIEGAFAGGATHVWVNDSHGGFRNLLPDLLDARAQLVLGKPRTLGMMAGLEYGAALVFMIGYHAMSQTRGILAHTINSFAFARVSLNGVEVGEAGLYGALAEEYGARVALLSGDDVFAEETSPRFPGARFVVTKSATGHASGVTQTPAAARDAIESAAREVVQQHLKAGHAPQAARAEAKPVECELRVQTTALADLFCQWPTLTRVDAVTLRFSAASAEHAVRMLNCLSAMSFMLR
- a CDS encoding amino acid permease — its product is MNSAQRQDGLKRGLKNRHIQLIALGGAIGTGLFLGSASVLQAAGPSMILGYAIGGIIAFMIMRQLGEMVAQEPVAGSFSHFAYKYWGDFPGFLSGWNYWVLYVLVSMAELTAVGTYVHYWWPGVPTWVSALVCFAGINAINLANVKAYGETEFWFAIIKVVAVIGMILFGGYLLISGHGGPQASITNLWANGGFFPHGFHGLFMMLAVIMFSFGGLELIGITAAEADDPQRSIPKAVNQVIYRILIFYICSLTVLLSLYPWNQVAAGGSPFVMIFSQIGSTLTANVLNVVVLTAALSVYNSGVYANSRMLYGLAEQGNAPRALMKVDRRGVPYMAIGLSALATFTCVIVNYLIPAEALGLLMALVVAALVLNWALISLTHLKSRKAMVAAGETLVFKSFWFPVSNWICLAFMALVLVILAMTPGLSVSVWLVPAWLVVMWVGYAFKRRRAAAGGGVTVAE
- the hemN gene encoding oxygen-independent coproporphyrinogen III oxidase, which produces MTTANTLFRPDLLAKYSANGPRYTSYPTALQFREEFDSADYLRAAADPGASATDLSLYFHIPFCDTVCFYCGCNKVATKNRAHARPYVERLKREMALQAAHFDTRRPVSQLHWGGGTPTFLSHDEMAELMAAARQHFTLRPDTEGEYSIEVDPREASPETIAHLRKLGFNRLSLGVQDFDPVVQQAINRIQPLDMTASVMQAARDTDFHSIGVDLIYGLPHQTVDSFSRTLDTMLELAPDRLSVFAYAHMPQLFKMQRQMDPATLPSPAVRLALLQRVVERLTSAGYVYIGMDHFALPTDELARAQAQRTLHRNFQGYSTRAECDLIGFGASSIGKVGDVYAQNVKDLPGYAAAIDAGQLAITRGVRLTADDRLRRDVITQLMCNLELRFGEFEAAYGIRFTDTFAPELERLRGFEEDGLVSVNGSKLEVQMAGRMLVRNIAMVFDRYLGQQTLERFSRTV
- a CDS encoding P1 family peptidase; translated protein: MSLTELQNAPHIGILPRGSLGTIADVQGVTAGHCTLDEGAVQTGVTVIHPHHGDPFLHKVPAAASVINGFGKSVGLVQVEELGVLETPIALTNTFGVAAVAQAQIRAAIHANPRIGREWSTLNPLVFECNDGYLNDIQALAVGEQHYNEACAAASTHVASGSVGAGRGMSCFDLKGGIGNASRVVDVAGQSYTVGALVLANFGRLSMLTIDGVPLGRVLAERTSKAAAAAGKPEQGSIIMIVATDAPLDARQLKRLSLRAAAGLARTGSVYGHGSGDIALAFSTAYTVPHDSDFVALPPLLADARLDPLFRACSDSVEQAIVDALWSASSVTGRDGHRRLSLHDTAADLAQLLKQSS
- a CDS encoding alpha/beta hydrolase; this encodes MSPKRLLCAAALCLWFAGASAVAQTAAPTAESAAEPASAPDMESPAPETPATPAAAPAPVAPAAPAAPAAAAPLPAAPMTGPVRNVVLVHGAFVDGSSWNGVIAKLQQKGYHVSSVQNPLTSLADDVAATRRVLARQDGPTMLVGHSWGGVVITEASANAPNVAGLVYVAAIAPDLHESAMDLMKRAAPMPAGKNIAADPTGFLWFDRTRYHADFAADVPENLTRVLSAAQQPIAAKAFSETVSQVGWKEKPSWYVLTTKDRAVSPEVEKFMADRMRAKVVPISSSHLAPVSHAGAIADVIDRAARELSRQQ